One Streptomyces sp. R28 DNA window includes the following coding sequences:
- a CDS encoding carbohydrate ABC transporter permease has protein sequence MTTTTTGGARPGATAPPGPAAKAKAKARHDGHGVRGSTRTFWLFAGPFLAGLLLFVYVPVGWSFYLSLFQAQNTVAPTKFVGLDNYADILTEGPFTDSLWTFTLFALIVVPLTYVLALALALLVHRISVARAFFRSVFFIPTACSYVVASMVWKLSIFNGVRFGLANTVLGWFGIEPIAWIGTVSPPWYWMVLVTLRLWLQLGFYMILFLAALQQIPKELYEAAWTDGARPGWQTFRHITLPQLRTTSVAVVLLMLIAAYQAFDEFYNLLPNTPYARPPLVYLYYTALGQGQDFGHGSAGALVLSALITMVTLLQGRIFGFGKADR, from the coding sequence ATGACGACCACCACCACCGGTGGCGCCCGTCCCGGCGCCACCGCGCCACCCGGCCCGGCGGCGAAGGCGAAAGCGAAGGCGAGACATGACGGGCACGGGGTGCGAGGCAGCACCCGCACCTTCTGGCTCTTCGCGGGTCCCTTCCTGGCCGGTCTCCTGCTGTTCGTCTACGTGCCGGTCGGCTGGAGCTTCTACCTGAGCCTCTTCCAGGCCCAGAACACGGTCGCCCCGACGAAGTTCGTCGGCCTGGACAACTACGCGGACATCCTCACCGAAGGGCCGTTCACCGACAGCCTGTGGACCTTCACGCTCTTCGCGCTGATCGTCGTCCCGCTCACCTACGTCCTGGCTCTGGCGCTCGCGCTGCTCGTCCACCGCATCAGCGTCGCCCGCGCCTTCTTCCGTTCGGTGTTCTTCATACCCACCGCGTGCTCCTACGTCGTGGCCTCGATGGTGTGGAAGCTGTCGATCTTCAACGGGGTGCGCTTCGGTCTCGCCAACACCGTCCTGGGCTGGTTCGGGATCGAACCCATCGCCTGGATCGGCACCGTCTCCCCGCCCTGGTACTGGATGGTGCTGGTCACCCTGCGGCTCTGGCTCCAGCTGGGCTTCTACATGATCCTCTTCCTGGCCGCCCTCCAGCAGATCCCCAAGGAACTGTACGAAGCGGCCTGGACGGACGGCGCCCGACCCGGCTGGCAGACCTTCCGGCACATCACCCTGCCGCAGCTGCGCACCACCTCGGTCGCCGTGGTGCTCCTCATGCTGATCGCGGCGTACCAGGCGTTCGACGAGTTCTACAACCTGCTGCCCAACACCCCCTACGCGCGGCCGCCGTTGGTCTACCTCTACTACACGGCCCTCGGACAGGGTCAGGACTTCGGCCACGGCAGCGCCGGGGCGCTGGTGCTGTCGGCACTCATCACGATGGTGACGCTGCTGCAGGGCAGGATCTTCGGCT